Proteins co-encoded in one Centroberyx gerrardi isolate f3 chromosome 18, fCenGer3.hap1.cur.20231027, whole genome shotgun sequence genomic window:
- the LOC139922746 gene encoding kelch repeat and BTB domain-containing protein 11-like yields MEVREDKVSEIITGDELSAPAMSQQISADNCYEILTKAKSQGAEDLKRRVYKYMSDNFLQILRNPGVYGRLTAGEREQILARRMEGRRLLSVAEINEVFDRVGSRESSRPQSPLSALPPEENRHRIFCFHEETKRWEVLTSMPEEIPTKGSGICTMYNYLFVAGGIKAQGERTKASDKVFCYNPLTGRWTEVRPLSQPRAQLKLVSMDGYLFAIGGECLFTVERYDPRLDRWSPVAPLPKGSFAVAHEATSCGGDLFVSGGSLFYRLLRYDSRRDEWEECPFNESRRRSTDMVAHRSLIYRFDVNREQGVNVFKYNTVVKVWHGGASFPLENPLPFRCAVLGDRIYCVNKSQTLQFVLEEDPDPDRDREGFLPEVLPAPAEARGALVPFVLSLDKTD; encoded by the coding sequence ATGGAGGTTAGAGAGGATAAAGTGTCAGAAATAATCACTGGGGATGAATTATCAGCTCCAGCCATGTCGCAACAGATCAGCGCTGACAACTGCTATGAGATCCTGACAAAAGCCAAGAGCCAAGGCGCGGAGGACTTGAAGCGGCGAGTCTACAAGTACATGAGCGACAATTTCCTGCAGATATTAAGGAATCCAGGCGTGTACGGCCGGCTGACGGCGGGGGAGAGGGAGCAGATCCTGGCCCGGAGGATGGAGGGCAGGAGGCTGCTGTCGGTGGCCGAGATTAACGAGGTGTTCGACCGGGTGGGGAGCCGGGAGAGCAGCCGGCCGCAGAGCCCGCTGTCCGCGCTGCCGCCGGAGGAGAACCGCCACCGGATCTTCTGCTTCCACGAGGAGACAAAGCGATGGGAAGTGCTGACAAGCATGCCGGAGGAGATCCCGACCAAAGGCTCCGGGATCTGCACCATGTACAACTACCTGTTCGTGGCAGGCGGCATCAAGGCGCAGGGGGAGCGGACCAAGGCGTCGGACAAAGTCTTCTGCTACAACCCGCTCACCGGCCGCTGGACCGAGGTGCGGCCGCTGTCCCAGCCCCGCGCCCAGCTCAAACTGGTCTCCATGGACGGCTACCTGTTCGCCATCGGAGGGGAGTGCCTGTTCACCGTGGAGAGGTACGACCCGCGGCTGGACAGGTGGAGCCCGGTCGCGCCCTTACCCAAAGGAAGCTTCGCCGTTGCGCACGAAGCGACGAGCTGCGGCGGGGATCTGTTCGTGTCCGGCGGCTCGCTCTTCTACCGGCTGCTGCGGTACGACTCCCGCCGGGACGAGTGGGAGGAATGCCCCTTTAACGAGAGCAGGCGCCGGTCCACCGACATGGTGGCGCACCGGAGCCTCATCTACCGGTTCGACGTGAACCGGGAGCAAGGCGTGAACGTGTTCAAGTACAACACGGTGGTGAAGGTCTGGCACGGCGGCGCGTCCTTCCCGCTGGAAAACCCGCTGCCGTTCCGCTGCGCGGTGCTCGGTGACCGGATCTACTGCGTCAACAAGAGCCAGACCCTGCAGTTCGTGCTGGAGGAGGACCCGGACCCGGACCGGGACCGGGAGGGGTTTCTACCCGAGGTCCTGCCCGCTCCGGCAGAGGCCAGAGGAGCGCTGGTGCCGTTTGTCCTCAGTCTGGACAAGACAGACTGA